The following coding sequences are from one Nicotiana tomentosiformis chromosome 3, ASM39032v3, whole genome shotgun sequence window:
- the LOC138891382 gene encoding uncharacterized protein translates to MSVWEYHMRFARLSKYAIYMFPAMEARVRLFAQGLSPLIINEAATVALNSDMNYGYRVTFAQATETRKLKNRMERESSNRARSAGNFSGTSSGGGRTTFREGSSGPSQSFDQSSVSAPPSEPSQ, encoded by the coding sequence atgagtgtgtgggagtatcacatgagATTCGCGCgcctgtccaaatatgccatctacatgtttcctgctatggaggctagagtgcgcctaTTTgcgcagggccttagccccttgattattaatgaggccgctacagttgCCTTGAactctgatatgaactatggttaTAGGGTGACATTTGCTCAAGCGACAGAGACCCGCAaactgaagaatagaatggagcgagagaGTAGCAACAGGGCCCGGTCAGCGGGCAACTTCAGTGGTACTTCTAGTGGTGGTGGTAGGACAACTTTCAGGGAAGGATCATCAGGGCCGTCCCAGTCTTTTGATCAATCTTCAGTCAGCGCACCACCATCGGAGCCCAGTCAGTAG